In Euphorbia lathyris chromosome 9, ddEupLath1.1, whole genome shotgun sequence, the following are encoded in one genomic region:
- the LOC136205762 gene encoding dormancy-associated protein homolog 3 isoform X2: MSLLDQLWDDTVAGPRPESGLGKLRKQSSFGFKPTSGKESDGRNVRSYGEDATEESTRVTRSIMIVKPPGYQYGSPPASPAGSTTPVSPFSPESHSGFEEDQHQMRTRRRVRLDQEPLLLLTICEL, encoded by the exons ATGAGTCTTCTTGACCAGTTGTGGGACGACACCGTCGCCGGGCCCCGACCGGAGAGCGGCCTCGGCAAACTCCGCAAGCAGTCCAGCTTCGGTTTCAAACCAACTTCCGGCAAGG AATCCGATGGTCGCAACGTTAGATCGTACGGTGAAGATGCAACGGAGGAGTCGACGAGAGTTACGCGCAGTATCATGATAGTGAAACCTCCTGGATACCAGTACGGTTCGCCGCCGGCTTCACCGGCTGGATCTACTACTCCGGTATCACCCTTCTCTCCCg AGAGTCATTCCGGTTTCGAAGAAGATCAACATCAGATGCGTACGAGAAGGCGAGTGAGGTTGGACCAAGAACCCCTCCTTCTTCTTACGATTTGTGAACTATGA
- the LOC136205762 gene encoding dormancy-associated protein homolog 3 isoform X1 gives MSLLDQLWDDTVAGPRPESGLGKLRKQSSFGFKPTSGKESDGRNVRSYGEDATEESTRVTRSIMIVKPPGYQYGSPPASPAGSTTPVSPFSPGGRESFRFRRRSTSDAYEKASEVGPRTPPSSYDL, from the exons ATGAGTCTTCTTGACCAGTTGTGGGACGACACCGTCGCCGGGCCCCGACCGGAGAGCGGCCTCGGCAAACTCCGCAAGCAGTCCAGCTTCGGTTTCAAACCAACTTCCGGCAAGG AATCCGATGGTCGCAACGTTAGATCGTACGGTGAAGATGCAACGGAGGAGTCGACGAGAGTTACGCGCAGTATCATGATAGTGAAACCTCCTGGATACCAGTACGGTTCGCCGCCGGCTTCACCGGCTGGATCTACTACTCCGGTATCACCCTTCTCTCCCg GGGGCAGAGAGTCATTCCGGTTTCGAAGAAGATCAACATCAGATGCGTACGAGAAGGCGAGTGAGGTTGGACCAAGAACCCCTCCTTCTTCTTACGATTTGTGA
- the LOC136207266 gene encoding uncharacterized protein has protein sequence MTWELLTKLEVPFMLSMLEFNGCFHCQHLFDLYFLDVFLVAVKPNPPAKHLWDGFEFDDDELKFQLPQSTSGWKRRFYFFLHDKLKLHDFLLVALFSLSLKAWIVIIIWFILAPVAHRWDLGPLYILATGFSLIFFNLGPRQAGNARYYTIFN, from the exons ATGACTTGGGAGCTTCTTACCAAGCTTGAAGTCCCTTTTATGTTGAGTATGCTTGAATTTAATGGATGCTTCCATTGTCAACATTTGTTTGATTTGTAT TTTCTAGATGTGTTCCTTGTTGCTGTCAAACCAAATCCACCAGCTAAACATCTGTGGGATGGATTTGAATTCGATGATGATGAACTG AAGTTTCAGCTGCCACAGTCAACAAGTGGGTGGAAGAGGAGATTTTACTTTTTCCTGCATGATAAATTGAAACTTCATG ATTTCCTTTTGGTGGCACTTTTCTCTCTCAGTCTAAAGGCATggattgttattattatatggTTCATTTTGGCACCTGTTGCACATAGATGGGACCTTGGACCTTTATAT ATACTGGCTACAGGATTCTCACTAATCTTCTTTAATCTTGGACCGCGTCAAGCTGGTAATGCCAGGTATTATACTATTTTTAATTGA